The Sesamum indicum cultivar Zhongzhi No. 13 linkage group LG6, S_indicum_v1.0, whole genome shotgun sequence genome has a segment encoding these proteins:
- the LOC105164197 gene encoding protein cornichon homolog 4: MGDVFAWLLFFFILIALLVMIVFQLMCLADLEFDYINPYDSASRINNVVLPEFITQGVLCFLFLVTGHWVMSLLCVPYLYYNVRLYLRRQHLIDVTEIFNLLNWEKKQRLFKLGYIILLLFMCLFWMIFNALEEDEHSF, encoded by the exons ATGGGGGATGTATTCGCGTGGctgctcttcttcttcatacTCATTGCCCTTCTTGTTATGATTGTTTTCCAG CTCATGTGCTTGGCTGATCTAGAGTTTGATTATATCAATCCTTATGACTCTGCATCTCGAATAAACAATGTGGTTTTACCAGAATTCATCACACAAGGAGTGCTATGCTTCCTCTTCCTGGTAACAGGGCATTGGGTTATGTCACTTCTCTGTGTTCCGTACCTGTACTACAACGTGAGATT GTACCTACGAAGACAGCACCTTATAGATGTAACAGAGATCTTTAACTTGCTCAATTGGGAAAAGAAGCAAAGACTTTTCAAGCTTGGTTATATCATACTTCTTCTCTTTATGTGCTTATTCTG GATGATTTTCAATGCACTTGAAGAAGATGAACATTCATTTTAG
- the LOC105164196 gene encoding subtilisin-like protease SBT1.2 — MDFPPTSLPLVYAGMLNTSDRNIQFCTAASLNRTDIRGKIVVCEIGFTTRIAKGRAVKAAGGAAMILVNPASYANLTLSESHVLPATHVSYADGLKIKTYINSTSTPTAAIVFKGTIIGDDRAPVVAAFSSRGPNYVSRGILKPDILGPGVNILAAWPVSVENNTNTNATFNIISGTSMSCPHLSGVAALLKSSHPDWSPAAIKSAIMTTADILNLAQNPIEDERFLPANIFATGSGHVNPSRANNPGLIYDIQPKDYIPYLCGLNYTDRQVASILQRKVNCSAESRIPEAQLNYPSFALTFSPFQPTVQTYTRTVTNVGEANSSYVVKIVPPPGIDVVVEPSKLDFLEVNQKLQYQVTFSRLNSSSNIGVVQGYLKWNSSRRSVRSPIAVILR, encoded by the coding sequence ATGGATTTCCCACCAACATCGTTGCCTCTTGTATATGCTGGTATGCTCAACACGAGTGATCGTAATATCCAATTTTGCACCGCAGCATCATTGAACAGAACTGATATACGAGGGAAGATAGTAGTGTGTGAAATAGGATTCACAACAAGAATTGCAAAAGGAAGAGCAGTGAAGGCCGCCGGTGGCGCCGCCATGATTCTGGTAAATCCTGCAAGCTATGCGAACCTTACTCTTTCCGAATCCCACGTCCTTCCAGCAACGCACGTAAGTTACGCCGATGGATTAAAGATCAAGACTTATATAAACTCAACATCCACACCCACGGCCGCAATTGTGTTCAAAGGAACTATCATTGGCGATGATCGTGCGCCTGTGGTGGCTGCATTTTCCTCCAGAGGACCGAACTATGTGAGCCGCGGCATCCTGAAACCCGACATTTTAGGCCCTGGAGTGAACATTCTTGCAGCATGGCCTGTCTCAGTTGAGAacaacacaaacacaaatGCCACATTCAACATCATCTCTGGTACATCCATGTCATGCCCACATCTCAGTGGAGTTGCTGCCCTGCTCAAAAGCTCGCACCCTGATTGGTCTCCTGCTGCCATCAAATCAGCAATCATGACTACAGCCGACATCCTGAATCTGGCCCAGAACCCGATCGAGGACGAAAGGTTCCTTCCTGCCAACATATTCGCCACTGGCTCAGGCCATGTGAACCCGTCAAGAGCAAACAATCCAGGACTCATTTACGATATCCAACCAAAAGACTACATTCCTTATCTGTGCGGTTTGAACTACACGGACCGACAAGTCGCCTCAATTTTGCAACGCAAGGTGAATTGCTCAGCGGAATCAAGGATACCGGAAGCTCAGCTCAACTACCCTTCATTTGCTCTCACTTTTAGTCCATTTCAGCCAACTGTTCAGACATATACCAGGACAGTAACAAATGTCGGCGAGGCAAATTCATCTTACGTGGTCAAGATCGTCCCACCACCTGGAATTGATGTAGTTGTTGAACCCTCTAAGCTCGATTTCTTGGAGGTTAACCAGAAACTGCAATATCAGGTGACGTTCAGCCGACTAAACTCCAGCTCGAACATTGGTGTTGTTCAAGGTTACCTGAAATGGAATTCTTCCAGGCGCTCTGTCAGGAGTCCTATTGCCGTTATACTGCGTTGA